In one window of Nesterenkonia sandarakina DNA:
- a CDS encoding dienelactone hydrolase family protein: MSEQTPHQNITFSLAGADAQAQTGHGYLALPASGSGPAVIVIQEWWGLTDHIKDVTDRLAAAGFVALAPDLYGGSITHDGAEAQEMMSKLPAEEGARMLAGATDHLLGLDAVSSATVGAIGFCMGGGFVLAMAAQQGDKVSAAVPFYGVGQGVPESYAGITAAVQGHYAEHDESYPVEQAREQEEAIRAESGAEVSYFYYDAGHAFHNDTNAIGTYDPQRAKLAWDRAVTFLKEKVA; the protein is encoded by the coding sequence ATGAGTGAACAGACTCCACACCAGAACATCACCTTCTCGCTCGCCGGCGCCGACGCGCAGGCCCAGACCGGTCACGGCTACCTGGCTCTTCCGGCGAGCGGCTCCGGGCCCGCAGTGATCGTGATCCAGGAATGGTGGGGCCTCACCGATCACATCAAGGACGTCACCGACCGCCTCGCCGCCGCGGGCTTCGTGGCCCTGGCCCCGGATCTCTACGGCGGGTCGATCACCCATGACGGCGCCGAGGCCCAGGAGATGATGTCGAAGCTGCCCGCCGAGGAGGGTGCCCGGATGCTCGCCGGAGCCACCGATCACCTGCTCGGGCTGGACGCGGTCAGCTCCGCCACTGTCGGTGCCATCGGATTCTGCATGGGCGGGGGCTTCGTGCTGGCCATGGCCGCGCAGCAGGGGGACAAGGTCTCCGCGGCCGTGCCGTTCTACGGGGTCGGCCAGGGCGTGCCGGAGAGCTACGCCGGGATCACCGCAGCGGTGCAGGGACACTACGCCGAGCACGATGAGAGCTACCCCGTGGAGCAGGCCCGCGAGCAGGAAGAGGCGATCCGGGCGGAGTCCGGCGCGGAGGTCAGCTACTTCTACTACGACGCCGGCCACGCCTTCCACAACGACACCAACGCCATCGGCACCTACGACCCGCAGCGGGCCAAGCTCGCCTGGGACCGTGCCGTGACGTTCCTCAAGGAGAAGGTGGCCTGA
- a CDS encoding HpcH/HpaI aldolase family protein, translating into MNRHTQEAGLHGVWLSEPSASTVEVAALAGYDTVVLDVEHGSFDLAALNWLLPFIRAKGMEVIVKVLGPQREAIQQALDLGANAVAIPHVESVAHAEQVCGYAKFPPLGDRSFAGGRVSDYRGFDDAWVAEQDSGTRCYPMIEDASAFADIEQILALDSVDGIFIGPSDLSLRRDRGAYTAGEDDLTDIAYLADAANAAGKPWILPAWSPAEQKLAVEKNAHVIIATMQYGALLTGLSGASAALREIQAQAGE; encoded by the coding sequence ATGAATCGACACACACAGGAGGCTGGACTTCACGGGGTCTGGCTCTCCGAGCCATCAGCCTCCACGGTGGAGGTCGCCGCGCTGGCCGGATACGACACGGTCGTGCTCGACGTCGAGCACGGCTCCTTTGATCTCGCCGCACTCAACTGGCTGCTGCCCTTCATCCGAGCCAAGGGCATGGAAGTGATCGTCAAGGTCTTGGGCCCGCAGCGAGAAGCGATTCAACAGGCTCTCGACCTGGGAGCCAACGCCGTGGCCATCCCACATGTGGAGTCCGTGGCACATGCCGAACAGGTCTGCGGCTACGCCAAATTCCCACCACTGGGTGATCGCTCCTTCGCCGGCGGCAGAGTCTCGGACTACCGAGGCTTCGACGACGCCTGGGTCGCCGAGCAGGACTCCGGCACCCGGTGCTATCCCATGATCGAAGACGCCTCCGCCTTCGCGGACATCGAACAGATCCTGGCGCTGGACTCGGTGGACGGGATCTTCATCGGACCCTCCGACCTCTCGCTGCGGCGAGACCGCGGCGCCTACACCGCCGGCGAGGACGACCTGACGGATATCGCCTACCTGGCCGATGCCGCAAACGCGGCGGGCAAGCCGTGGATCCTCCCCGCGTGGAGCCCAGCGGAGCAGAAGCTGGCCGTAGAGAAGAACGCACACGTGATCATCGCCACCATGCAGTACGGAGCCCTGTTGACGGGTCTCTCCGGCGCCAGCGCGGCGCTGCGCGAGATCCAGGCGCAGGCGGGAGAGTGA
- a CDS encoding complex I subunit 5 family protein: MTAPLNLAPFCLAAVVLIPLLASALSVLLGSRARRVLGVVTSVAVLGLSAPILVHVSSGRMLQLALGGFDPPLGITLRADGLSAVFLAMTTVIGTVLSCYAAARPAATGTHRAALPGVTDPDGTAAAPGPASAATDRGWRPGHAGFWPLWLGCWAGLNAVFLSGDLFNTYVGLELVGLTAVALVALGGREAWPAALRYLFIAVLGSLLFLIGVALIYSVTGTLDIIASGQSIAELAAEDDADLAAVVLAMCLISLGLALKIALVPLHRWLIPAHSAAPSAVSPLLSALVIKAALFVLLRSWLWVAGPLPELTALAWVLAGMGTAAVLLGSVMALRQSRLKPLIAYSTVAQVGYWFLLLPLLLDPSSSALEAQTTLDDGAVLAGALSGTVALALGHGVAKSSLFLCAGHLKDRYGTDEIAQLRGAGRAHPMLVMSMGLSAVGLIGLPLSLGFSGKWLLATSAVAAGDYWILLVLVAGTLFSAAYLLKAVAPLLVMSEDDQTALALPQARTAQHVAEASTTGKAQLAPFVLGLLTVLTGFLGVWLSDILEVGAPW; encoded by the coding sequence ATGACCGCTCCGCTGAACCTGGCGCCGTTCTGTCTGGCCGCGGTGGTGCTGATTCCGCTGCTGGCCAGCGCGCTGAGCGTGCTGCTGGGCTCCCGCGCGCGGCGGGTCCTGGGTGTGGTCACCTCGGTGGCGGTGCTTGGACTCAGCGCGCCGATCCTGGTCCACGTCAGCTCCGGGCGGATGCTCCAGCTGGCCCTGGGCGGCTTCGATCCCCCGCTGGGCATCACCCTGCGTGCGGACGGTCTCTCCGCGGTGTTCCTGGCGATGACCACGGTGATCGGGACGGTGCTCAGCTGCTACGCAGCCGCGCGTCCCGCGGCCACCGGGACACACCGTGCGGCGCTGCCCGGCGTCACGGACCCAGACGGCACCGCCGCAGCGCCGGGGCCTGCGAGCGCGGCGACCGACAGAGGGTGGCGCCCCGGACACGCCGGGTTCTGGCCGCTGTGGCTGGGCTGCTGGGCCGGGCTCAACGCCGTGTTCCTCTCCGGTGACCTGTTCAACACCTATGTCGGGCTGGAACTGGTGGGTCTCACTGCGGTGGCGCTGGTGGCCCTGGGCGGTCGCGAGGCCTGGCCCGCAGCGCTGCGCTACCTCTTCATCGCGGTGCTGGGCTCGCTGCTCTTCCTGATCGGAGTGGCGCTGATCTACTCGGTGACCGGCACCCTGGACATCATCGCCTCGGGTCAGAGCATCGCGGAGCTCGCCGCCGAGGACGACGCCGACCTCGCCGCCGTCGTGCTGGCGATGTGCCTGATCAGCCTGGGGCTGGCGCTGAAGATCGCCCTGGTGCCGCTGCATCGATGGCTGATCCCGGCGCACTCCGCGGCGCCCAGCGCGGTCTCCCCGCTGCTCTCGGCGCTGGTGATCAAGGCGGCGCTGTTCGTGCTGCTGCGCAGCTGGCTGTGGGTGGCCGGGCCGCTGCCGGAGCTCACCGCCCTGGCGTGGGTGCTGGCCGGGATGGGCACCGCCGCGGTGCTGCTGGGCTCGGTGATGGCCCTGCGGCAGAGCCGACTCAAGCCGCTGATCGCCTATTCCACCGTGGCCCAGGTCGGCTATTGGTTCCTGCTGCTGCCGCTGCTGCTAGACCCGAGCTCCAGCGCGCTGGAGGCTCAGACCACCCTGGATGACGGCGCCGTGCTGGCGGGCGCACTGAGCGGGACCGTTGCCCTTGCCCTGGGACACGGGGTGGCGAAGTCCAGCCTCTTTCTCTGCGCAGGACACCTCAAAGACCGCTACGGCACCGATGAGATCGCGCAGCTGCGCGGCGCCGGGCGGGCGCATCCGATGCTGGTGATGAGCATGGGGCTCAGCGCGGTGGGCCTGATCGGGCTGCCGCTCTCGCTCGGGTTCTCCGGAAAGTGGCTGCTGGCCACCTCCGCCGTGGCCGCGGGAGACTACTGGATCCTGCTGGTCCTGGTGGCCGGGACGCTGTTCAGCGCCGCCTACCTGCTCAAGGCCGTGGCCCCGCTGCTGGTGATGAGCGAAGACGACCAGACGGCGCTCGCCCTGCCCCAGGCCAGGACCGCGCAGCACGTGGCCGAGGCCAGCACCACCGGGAAGGCGCAGCTGGCACCCTTCGTGCTGGGGCTGCTCACCGTGCTCACCGGCTTTCTCGGCGTCTGGCTCAGCGACATCCTGGAGGTGGGCGCCCCATGGTGA
- a CDS encoding aspartate aminotransferase family protein: MALRSTIMDNNSFRAEHAADLDPQTRRLTERRDDVLGGSYRLFYRRPVHLVRGEGQYLWDAEGQKYLDMYNNVASIGHAHPAVAQAVNAQMLRLNTHTRYLHERILDYTDDLLATLPEYLDAGDFKAMYMCTGSEANDLALRVAKAHTGGTGLIATTEAYHGNSELSSLVSPALGSGQPIGEHVWLLPAPDRYRTGVAEIGSWFAEKVRAAIADMESKGVKFAGFIADSIFSSDGVLPGSYLKEAVDVVHSSGGVFIADEVQPGFARTGDQFWGFAAHAVTPDMITTGKPMGNGIPVSGLFAKADVLASFSDTVPYFNTFGGNPVSMAAAQAVLEVIRQEGLQEHARDLGAAALTRFTQLGETHQSVGDVRGAGLFIGFELVKDRATKEPDRGLALNLLEELRQRGVLTSVAGPHGNVLKLRPPLPFTHTDIDWASEALDASLKALS, encoded by the coding sequence ATGGCCCTGCGTTCCACCATCATGGACAACAACAGTTTCCGCGCGGAGCATGCCGCGGACCTTGATCCGCAGACCCGCAGACTCACCGAACGGCGGGACGATGTGCTGGGTGGCTCCTATCGCCTGTTCTACCGCCGGCCGGTCCACCTGGTCCGCGGCGAGGGCCAGTACCTCTGGGACGCCGAGGGCCAGAAGTACCTGGACATGTACAACAATGTCGCGTCGATCGGGCACGCCCACCCTGCGGTGGCCCAGGCCGTGAACGCGCAGATGCTGCGGCTGAACACCCATACCCGGTATCTGCACGAACGGATCCTGGACTACACCGATGACCTTCTTGCCACGCTGCCTGAGTACCTCGACGCCGGGGACTTCAAGGCCATGTACATGTGCACCGGCTCAGAGGCCAATGATCTCGCCCTGCGGGTCGCCAAGGCCCACACCGGGGGCACCGGACTGATCGCGACCACCGAGGCGTATCACGGCAACTCCGAACTCAGCTCCTTGGTCTCTCCTGCCCTGGGCAGCGGGCAGCCCATCGGTGAACACGTCTGGCTGCTTCCAGCACCAGACAGGTATCGGACCGGGGTGGCGGAGATCGGATCCTGGTTCGCGGAGAAGGTCCGCGCCGCGATCGCCGATATGGAGTCCAAGGGCGTGAAGTTCGCGGGCTTCATCGCAGATTCGATCTTCTCCTCCGACGGCGTGCTTCCGGGGAGCTACCTCAAGGAAGCTGTCGACGTGGTCCATTCTTCCGGAGGAGTGTTCATCGCCGACGAGGTCCAACCAGGCTTCGCTCGCACCGGGGACCAATTCTGGGGCTTCGCGGCTCACGCAGTGACTCCGGACATGATCACCACCGGCAAACCGATGGGCAACGGGATCCCGGTCTCAGGGCTGTTCGCCAAGGCTGATGTCCTCGCGTCGTTCAGCGACACGGTGCCCTACTTCAACACCTTCGGAGGAAACCCGGTGTCCATGGCGGCCGCCCAGGCCGTGTTGGAAGTGATCCGCCAGGAGGGACTGCAGGAGCACGCCCGAGATCTCGGCGCAGCGGCGCTCACACGATTCACCCAGCTCGGCGAGACCCACCAGTCGGTAGGAGATGTCCGGGGTGCGGGACTCTTCATCGGCTTCGAGCTGGTCAAGGACCGCGCGACCAAGGAACCCGATCGCGGGCTCGCGCTGAACCTGCTCGAAGAGCTGCGTCAGCGTGGCGTCCTGACCTCGGTGGCCGGCCCGCACGGCAATGTGCTGAAGCTGCGCCCACCGCTGCCGTTCACCCACACCGACATCGACTGGGCCTCAGAAGCCCTGGACGCCTCCCTCAAGGCTCTGAGCTGA
- a CDS encoding NADH-quinone oxidoreductase subunit K: protein MRTDGLDLGLHAAGSPALGMLELSQVQWYLLLGTGIAVIGLVRMLLTSDLVARLIALNVTGIGSLMIIMALAARAAEPEGPVSDGAAAGIDPVLSALVITGLVITVAFTGLGAVLIRRIEGSRDGGDAPDGEVQR, encoded by the coding sequence ATGAGGACCGACGGGCTGGACCTCGGGCTGCACGCTGCCGGCAGCCCCGCACTCGGCATGCTGGAGCTCAGCCAGGTGCAGTGGTATCTGTTGCTCGGCACCGGGATCGCGGTGATCGGGCTGGTCCGGATGCTGCTCACCAGCGATCTTGTGGCCCGCCTGATCGCGCTGAACGTCACCGGCATCGGTTCGTTGATGATCATCATGGCCCTGGCGGCCCGCGCCGCGGAGCCCGAGGGCCCGGTCAGTGACGGTGCCGCCGCCGGCATTGATCCGGTGCTCTCGGCGCTGGTGATCACGGGACTGGTCATCACCGTGGCCTTCACCGGGTTGGGAGCGGTCCTGATCCGTCGGATCGAGGGCTCAAGGGACGGCGGCGACGCCCCGGACGGGGAGGTTCAGCGATGA
- a CDS encoding GntR family transcriptional regulator encodes MSRSPEDPAPTEVVYLNLLRLLRDGRFRPGERLGTERGLAEQLQVPRSALRRALDRLETEHQVRRALGQSGGVFADDGKIQRHLNTVQGVPDMVRHQGLIVQTQLLRAEISQPFPEEQRALQLPGTAPVLRITRVRRAGSATWSLDTSVLPARRFPGLLAADLTGSLYALLTQDHGLLVDRAEETVEATTATAEQSALLQISEGAGLLEIHRITYDDGDNPVEYARDFFRADRTRLHMQKVSTNWKRAQH; translated from the coding sequence ATGAGCCGATCCCCGGAGGACCCGGCACCCACCGAGGTGGTCTATCTCAACCTGCTGAGGCTGCTGCGAGACGGACGGTTCCGACCCGGTGAGCGCCTGGGCACCGAGCGTGGCCTCGCGGAGCAGCTTCAGGTCCCGCGCAGCGCCCTGCGTCGCGCGCTGGACCGGCTGGAGACCGAGCATCAGGTCCGGCGGGCTTTGGGCCAGTCCGGCGGGGTCTTCGCCGACGACGGGAAGATCCAACGCCATCTCAACACGGTTCAGGGAGTTCCTGACATGGTCCGTCACCAGGGACTCATCGTGCAGACCCAGCTCCTGCGCGCGGAGATCTCACAGCCGTTCCCCGAAGAGCAGCGCGCACTGCAGCTTCCCGGGACTGCCCCGGTCCTGCGCATCACACGGGTGCGCCGTGCCGGCAGCGCGACCTGGTCGCTGGACACCTCAGTGCTGCCGGCCCGTCGCTTCCCCGGACTGCTGGCCGCTGATCTGACCGGCTCCCTCTACGCACTGCTGACTCAGGACCACGGTCTGCTGGTGGACCGGGCGGAGGAGACGGTGGAGGCGACGACGGCGACCGCAGAACAGTCAGCGCTCCTGCAGATCTCCGAGGGAGCTGGACTGCTGGAGATCCACCGGATCACCTACGACGACGGTGACAACCCGGTGGAGTACGCTCGCGACTTCTTCCGCGCTGACCGCACCCGGCTGCATATGCAGAAGGTCAGCACGAACTGGAAGCGCGCCCAGCACTGA
- a CDS encoding monovalent cation/H(+) antiporter subunit G codes for MSGLTPWLALTLILLGTFFFTVGTLGLIRFPDLRSRLHALTKADNLGLGLVLGGVALLLGSWTAAGVLMMTWVLALAAASVSAHVLGGLDAGPERSTPDPDPATSGSPEPTP; via the coding sequence ATGAGCGGGCTGACTCCGTGGTTGGCGCTGACTCTGATCCTGCTCGGGACCTTCTTCTTCACCGTGGGCACCTTGGGACTGATCCGTTTCCCCGATCTGCGCAGCCGCCTGCATGCACTCACCAAGGCTGACAACCTGGGCCTGGGCCTGGTGCTCGGCGGCGTCGCGCTGCTGCTGGGCAGCTGGACCGCCGCCGGCGTGCTGATGATGACCTGGGTGTTGGCTCTGGCTGCGGCGTCCGTCTCAGCCCATGTGCTCGGCGGACTCGACGCCGGCCCGGAGCGCTCGACGCCGGATCCGGACCCCGCGACCTCAGGCTCCCCGGAGCCCACCCCGTGA
- a CDS encoding carbon-nitrogen hydrolase family protein: protein MLKTAIAQFTPGADKDVNLASMEKLIRRAADQDAALIVLPEYAIFTVPTMDDRFVESAESLDGPAVTRLREISQELGVTLVAGINETAQDGRIYNTLVGLQGGEIAAVYRKTHLYDAFGYKESDRVLAGALQAPQLMSVGGFTVGMQTCYDLRFPEVTRTLVDAGADVVALPAEWVPGPLKEFHWNTLIRARAIENTIYVLAADQAAPTGAGNSAILDPMGNTLASVGESEDLALAELSQERLEAVRLSNPALSLRRYRVAPMNG, encoded by the coding sequence ATGTTGAAGACAGCGATCGCCCAGTTCACCCCGGGCGCGGACAAGGACGTCAACCTCGCCTCGATGGAAAAACTGATCCGTCGAGCCGCAGACCAGGACGCCGCACTGATCGTGCTGCCGGAATACGCGATCTTCACGGTGCCCACGATGGACGACCGATTCGTCGAGAGTGCCGAGTCGCTGGACGGGCCGGCAGTCACCCGGCTGAGAGAGATCTCTCAGGAGCTGGGCGTCACTCTGGTCGCGGGGATCAACGAGACCGCCCAGGACGGCCGGATCTACAACACCCTCGTGGGTCTCCAGGGCGGGGAGATCGCAGCGGTCTATCGCAAGACCCACCTCTACGACGCCTTCGGCTATAAGGAGTCGGACCGGGTGCTCGCCGGTGCGCTGCAGGCGCCCCAGCTGATGTCCGTGGGCGGCTTCACCGTGGGCATGCAGACCTGTTACGACCTGCGTTTCCCGGAAGTGACCAGGACCCTGGTAGACGCTGGGGCCGATGTCGTGGCGCTGCCTGCCGAATGGGTTCCAGGGCCGCTCAAGGAGTTCCACTGGAACACCTTGATCCGGGCCCGCGCCATCGAGAACACCATCTACGTGCTGGCTGCCGATCAGGCCGCGCCCACTGGTGCCGGAAACAGCGCCATCCTCGACCCGATGGGCAACACGCTCGCAAGCGTCGGGGAATCCGAAGACCTCGCGCTCGCGGAGCTCTCGCAGGAGCGTCTGGAAGCTGTCCGTCTGTCCAATCCCGCACTGTCACTGCGCCGCTATCGCGTCGCACCGATGAATGGATGA
- a CDS encoding phosphotransferase enzyme family protein: MQKNTTITPPVAITPAAEPPMRLADQAVAVEPFTAFATLGRGEPAPDWLTREVTSAWGLDPERTRLALIAVSENATFRVEVDAHPHAVLRVHRPGYVDPAQIRSELQWVRSLGEDVDISVPDVVPRADGELLHTFNRGSADGAPAGEAPWHMVAFAFVQGAVLEDIIDVLPDPSSYYRRIGRATAEFHRHAENWQPPLGFDRFQWRVQDMIGRSSRWGDWRAAPMQPQQHQILQAAEAAAVKQVQLGAPTHQGWGLIHADLRPSNIMMHQDRLTVIDFDDCGYGWFLYDFASALSFIEHEPYAGQIAREWIIGYRSVRELTAEDLRFACALSMLRRLTMLGWTTTHRRDALPPEIWDAQLPGSVEVAQRYLESPSWLLS, translated from the coding sequence TTGCAGAAGAACACCACCATCACGCCCCCCGTCGCGATCACACCCGCCGCAGAGCCGCCGATGCGACTCGCGGACCAGGCGGTCGCCGTCGAGCCGTTCACCGCCTTCGCCACGCTGGGTCGAGGAGAGCCCGCCCCAGACTGGCTGACCCGTGAGGTCACCAGCGCCTGGGGCCTCGATCCGGAGCGGACCCGGCTCGCCCTGATCGCGGTCTCCGAGAATGCGACCTTCCGAGTCGAGGTCGATGCCCACCCCCATGCCGTGCTGCGGGTTCATCGGCCTGGGTATGTAGATCCCGCCCAGATCAGGTCCGAGCTGCAGTGGGTGCGGTCGCTGGGGGAAGACGTGGACATCAGCGTCCCCGACGTGGTCCCACGGGCGGACGGCGAGCTGCTGCACACCTTCAACCGGGGCTCCGCCGACGGCGCCCCGGCGGGGGAGGCGCCCTGGCACATGGTCGCGTTCGCTTTCGTCCAGGGCGCGGTGCTCGAGGACATCATCGATGTCCTGCCTGATCCGTCCTCGTACTATCGACGGATCGGGCGAGCCACTGCGGAGTTCCACCGTCACGCTGAGAACTGGCAGCCGCCCCTGGGCTTCGACCGCTTCCAATGGAGGGTCCAGGACATGATCGGGCGGTCCAGCCGATGGGGTGACTGGCGAGCCGCCCCGATGCAGCCCCAGCAGCACCAGATCCTCCAAGCCGCCGAGGCAGCCGCTGTGAAGCAGGTGCAGCTCGGTGCTCCCACGCATCAGGGCTGGGGTCTGATTCACGCGGACCTGAGGCCCTCAAACATCATGATGCACCAGGACCGGCTCACCGTGATCGACTTCGACGACTGTGGCTACGGCTGGTTCCTCTATGACTTCGCTTCGGCGCTGTCCTTCATCGAGCATGAGCCCTACGCCGGGCAGATCGCCCGTGAATGGATCATCGGGTATCGAAGCGTCCGCGAGCTCACCGCCGAGGATCTACGCTTCGCCTGCGCGCTGAGCATGCTGCGCCGATTGACGATGCTGGGCTGGACCACCACCCATCGTCGTGACGCTCTGCCTCCAGAGATCTGGGACGCACAGCTCCCGGGGTCCGTGGAGGTGGCGCAGCGCTATCTCGAGTCCCCCTCCTGGCTGCTGAGCTGA
- a CDS encoding FCD domain-containing protein → MPSHKRNDHDSSKTLPSARDRAYSWIASAILSGDVAEGQFLDEVTLAREVGTSRTPVREALHRLQAEKYVDLVPRRGAQVRVMTSRELREIYQARFVVESDAIAKICRRRKGPPPGMAQLLDDMEEAGRREQWRSFAQMDQMLHLNLVRHQGNSVLAEMYESLGPRHTRLAVRTLVEATERLGLIEREHRELLAALQDHDAERAIEVLRRHLREIPEIVEAFTG, encoded by the coding sequence GTGCCATCACACAAGAGAAACGACCACGATTCCTCAAAAACCTTGCCGAGCGCCCGGGATCGGGCGTATTCCTGGATCGCCTCGGCGATCCTCTCCGGCGACGTCGCGGAGGGACAGTTCCTCGATGAGGTGACGCTCGCCCGCGAGGTCGGCACCTCGAGGACCCCTGTGCGCGAGGCTCTGCACCGGCTCCAGGCCGAGAAGTACGTCGACCTGGTGCCCCGTCGCGGCGCCCAGGTGCGGGTGATGACCTCCCGTGAACTGCGCGAGATCTACCAGGCCCGGTTCGTCGTCGAGTCCGACGCCATCGCGAAGATCTGTCGCCGCCGCAAGGGTCCGCCTCCGGGCATGGCCCAGCTGCTCGACGATATGGAGGAGGCCGGGCGCCGGGAGCAGTGGCGCAGCTTCGCCCAGATGGATCAGATGCTGCACCTGAACCTGGTCCGCCACCAGGGCAACTCGGTGCTCGCGGAGATGTATGAATCCCTGGGTCCGCGGCATACCCGCCTGGCCGTGCGCACCCTGGTGGAGGCCACCGAACGCCTGGGGCTGATCGAGAGGGAACACCGCGAGTTGCTCGCGGCATTGCAGGACCACGACGCCGAACGGGCCATCGAGGTGCTCCGCCGGCACCTGCGGGAGATCCCGGAGATCGTCGAAGCCTTCACCGGCTGA
- a CDS encoding hydrogenase subunit MbhD domain-containing protein — translation MTGGVPAADLVLGAGLIASVLCTVLPRSRTAQSMGLLGLGVLATLAWLRLGSVDVALAEAGIGGGILAALLVWVSVSSPTAPAPDGASAPRWPWLRPAMGTLCAITLTLIAGAVWLRAEQSLPAWEAALTEGMDLTGVEHEITGVLLVFRFYDTLLESAVLMLTAVAVLSLGRGEAGPHLGLPATAAPPVPASLHWLMRVFAPVLFLAGLWLLFAGSTDSGGAFQSGAVLCAVLILLRSAHVPLAKLTVGWLRPLLVAGVLAFSLTALAHLEAPFSFPVLLTVEILLTLGIAAGLYAIYLSLENPTQPEVST, via the coding sequence GTGACCGGCGGGGTGCCAGCGGCGGATCTGGTGCTCGGCGCGGGGCTGATCGCCTCGGTGCTGTGCACCGTGCTTCCGCGGTCGCGAACCGCTCAGTCCATGGGACTGCTGGGTCTGGGCGTGCTGGCCACGCTGGCGTGGCTGCGGCTTGGCAGCGTGGATGTGGCGCTGGCCGAGGCCGGCATCGGAGGTGGGATCCTCGCCGCGCTGCTGGTCTGGGTGTCCGTGAGCTCTCCGACCGCGCCCGCCCCCGACGGTGCGAGCGCGCCCCGGTGGCCCTGGCTGCGACCAGCGATGGGCACGCTCTGCGCCATCACCCTGACCCTCATCGCCGGCGCTGTCTGGCTGCGCGCCGAACAGTCGCTGCCCGCCTGGGAGGCCGCGCTCACCGAGGGCATGGACCTCACCGGGGTGGAGCATGAGATCACCGGGGTGCTGCTGGTGTTCCGGTTCTACGACACGCTGCTGGAATCAGCGGTGCTGATGCTCACTGCGGTCGCCGTGCTCAGCCTGGGCCGGGGCGAGGCCGGCCCGCACCTCGGGCTCCCCGCGACAGCCGCCCCGCCGGTCCCTGCGAGCCTGCACTGGCTGATGCGAGTCTTCGCCCCGGTGCTCTTCCTGGCCGGGCTGTGGCTGCTCTTCGCCGGCAGCACCGACTCCGGCGGCGCGTTCCAGTCCGGGGCGGTGCTCTGCGCGGTGCTGATCCTCCTGCGCAGCGCCCACGTGCCGCTGGCGAAGCTCACCGTGGGATGGCTGCGCCCGTTGCTGGTCGCCGGCGTCCTCGCGTTCAGCCTCACGGCCCTGGCGCATCTGGAGGCGCCGTTCTCCTTCCCGGTGCTGCTCACAGTGGAGATCCTCTTGACGCTGGGGATCGCGGCCGGGCTCTACGCGATCTACCTGTCCCTGGAGAATCCGACGCAGCCGGAGGTGAGCACATGA